The following proteins are co-located in the Poecile atricapillus isolate bPoeAtr1 chromosome 20, bPoeAtr1.hap1, whole genome shotgun sequence genome:
- the PLPP7 gene encoding inactive phospholipid phosphatase 7: MPASQPRSRARDRNNVLNRAEFLSLNQPLKGNQESRSSSRKQSSQAGAAGAQNTNPKERRQSQQLPEEDCMQLNPSFKGIAFNSLLAIDICMSKRLGVCANRASSWGGARSMINLLGITGHGIPWIAGTLICLVKSSTLAGQEVLMNLLLALLLDIMIVAGLQKLAKRKGPYDINPGLLDYLTMDTYAFPAGHASRVAMLSKFFLNHLVLAIPLRILLVLWALCVGLSRVMIGRHHITDVLSGFVFGYLQFRLVELIWMSSNTCQMLISIW; the protein is encoded by the exons ATGCCAGCATCCCAGCCACGGTCCAGGGCCAGAGACAGGAACAATGTCCTCAACAGGGCTGAGTTCCTCTCCCTGAATCAGCCCTTGAAGGGGaaccaggagagcaggagctccagcaggaagCAGAGCAGCCAGGCCGGGGCAGCCGGTGCCCAGAACACCAACCCCAAGGAGCGGAGGCAGTCGCAGCAGCTGCCCGAGGAGGACTGCATGCAGCTCAACCCCTCCTTCAAGGGAATTGCCTTCAACTCGCTGCTGGCCATCGATATCTGCATGTCCAAGAGGCTGGGAGTGTGTGCCAACAGAGCCTCCTCCTGGGGAGGTGCCCGCTCCATGATCAACCTCCTGGGGATAACGGGGCATGGGATCCCCTGGATTGCAGGTACGCTCATCTGCCTGGTGAAGAGCAGCACGCTGGCAGGCCAAGAGGTCCTCATGAACCTGCTGCTAG CCCTGCTCCTGGATATCATGATTGTGGCAGGATTGCAGAAGCTGGCCAAGCGGAAGGGCCCGTACGACATCAATCCTGGCCTGTTGGACTACCTGACCATGGACACCTACGCGTTTCCCGCGGGCCATGCCAGCCGGGTGGCCATGCTCTCCAAGTTCTTCCTCAACCACCTGGTCCTGGCCATCCCTCTCCGCATCCTGCTGGTCCTCTGGGCCCTCTGCGTGGGCTTGTCCCGTGTCATGATCGGACGGCACCACATCACAGATGTTCTCTCTGGCTTTGTTTTCGGCTACTTGCAGTTCAGGCTGGTGGAGTTGATATGGATGTCTTCCAACACGTGTCAGATGTTGATATCCATTTGGTGA